One genomic segment of Helianthus annuus cultivar XRQ/B chromosome 14, HanXRQr2.0-SUNRISE, whole genome shotgun sequence includes these proteins:
- the LOC110907947 gene encoding catalase-like isoform X1, with translation MDPYKGSNLILPPPNQRPSSAYNAPFWTTNAGAPVYNNTAALTVGDRGPILLEDYHLIEKLANFTRERIPERIVHARGASAKGFFEVTHDITHLTCADFLRAPGVQTPTIVRFSTVIHERGSPETIRDPRGFATKFYTREGNFDIVGNNFPVFFTRDAMAFPDVIHAFKPNPKSHIQEDWRILDFLSHHPESLNTMTFWLDDVGIPSDYRHMEGSSVNALTLVNKDGKTHYVKFTWKPTCGVKCLLEDEAVKVGGNNHSHATQDLYDSIAAGKFPEWKLFVQVIDPDHEDRLDFDPLDGTMTWPEDVIPLQPVGRMVLNKNIDNFFAENEQLAFNPGLVVPGIYYSDDKMLQGWIFAYSDTQRHRLGPNYLQLPVNAPKCAHHNNHYDGNMNFMHRDEEVDYFPSRYDRVQHAQQYPISPVKLTGTRQRAVIPKYNDFKQPGERYRSWAPDRQERFICRMVKMLSDPRVTHELRSIWISYWSQADKSLGQKIASRLNVRPNF, from the exons ATGGATCCGTACAAG GGTTCAAATCTCATCCTCCCTCCCCCGAAT CAACGCCCTTCGAGTGCTTACAATGCTCCGTTTTGGACGACTAATGCTGGTGCACCGGTTTACAACAATACTGCAGCCTTGACTGTTGGAGACAGAG GTCCAATTCTTCTTGAGGACTATCATTTAATAGAGAAACTTGCTAATTTCACTCGTGAACGGATCCCAGAACGCATTGTACACGCTAGGGGCGCAAGTGCTAAGGGATTTTTTGAGGTTACACATGACATCACTCACCTTACATGTGCTGATTTCCTTCGTGCTCCTGGAGTCCAAACGCCTACTATTGTTCGTTTCTCGACTGTTATCCATGAGCGTGGTAGTCCCGAAACTATCAGGGACCCTAGAGGTTTTGCAACCAAGTTTTACACCAGAGAG GGTAACTTTGATATTGTGGGAAACAACTTTCCCGTGTTCTTTACTCGCGACGCAATGGCTTTCCCAGACGTGATCCACGCGTTTAAACCGAACCCAAAGTCACACATTCAAGAAGACTGGAGAATCCTCGACTTCCTCTCACACCATCCCGAGAGTTTAAACACTATGACGTTCTGGCTTGACGATGTTGGCATACCATCAGATTACCGACACATGGAAGGCTCGAGTGTTAACGCTCTCACTTTAGTCAACAAAGACGGGAAAACACATTACGTGAAGTTTACATGGAAGCCAACATGCGGCGTGAAGTGTCTTTTAGAAGATGAAGCGGTTAAAGTTGGCGGAAATAATCACAGTCACGCCACACAAGATTTATACGACTCGATTGCAGCCGGTAAGTTTCCCGAGTGGAAGCTGTTTGTTCAAGTTATTGATCCTGATCATGAAGATAGGCTTGACTTTGACCCGCTTGATGGGACGATGACATGGCCCGAGGATGTGATACCGCTGCAGCCAGTTGGACGTATGGTGTTGAATAAGAATATTGATAACTTCTTTGCAGAAAATGAGCAGCTGGCGTTTAATCCGGGCCTTGTTGTTCCTGGAATATATTATTCTGATGATAAGATGCTTCAAGGTTGGATCTTTGCGTATTCGGATACGCAAAGGCATCGTTTAGGACCGAATTATCTGCAGTTACCTGTTAATGCTCCAAAATGTGCTCATCATAATAATCACTATGATGGAAATATGAATTTCATGCATAGAGATGAGGAG GTTGATTACTTCCCTTCGAGGTATGATCGTGTTCAACATGCTCAGCAGTATCCGATTTCCCCTGTTAAGCTAACTGGAACCCGTCAAAGG GCTGTTATCCCAAAATACAATGATTTTAAGCAGCCAGGGGAGAGATACCGATCATGGGCACCGGACAG GCAAGAAAGGTTCATTTGCCGAATGGTGAAGATGTTGTCTGACCCACGGGTCACCCATGAGCTCCGCAGCATTTGGATCTCATACTGGTCTCAG GCTGACAAATCACTGGGGCAGAAAATAGCTTCACGCCTCAACGTGCGCCCTAACTTTTAA
- the LOC110907947 gene encoding catalase-like isoform X2 produces MDPYKQRPSSAYNAPFWTTNAGAPVYNNTAALTVGDRGPILLEDYHLIEKLANFTRERIPERIVHARGASAKGFFEVTHDITHLTCADFLRAPGVQTPTIVRFSTVIHERGSPETIRDPRGFATKFYTREGNFDIVGNNFPVFFTRDAMAFPDVIHAFKPNPKSHIQEDWRILDFLSHHPESLNTMTFWLDDVGIPSDYRHMEGSSVNALTLVNKDGKTHYVKFTWKPTCGVKCLLEDEAVKVGGNNHSHATQDLYDSIAAGKFPEWKLFVQVIDPDHEDRLDFDPLDGTMTWPEDVIPLQPVGRMVLNKNIDNFFAENEQLAFNPGLVVPGIYYSDDKMLQGWIFAYSDTQRHRLGPNYLQLPVNAPKCAHHNNHYDGNMNFMHRDEEVDYFPSRYDRVQHAQQYPISPVKLTGTRQRAVIPKYNDFKQPGERYRSWAPDRQERFICRMVKMLSDPRVTHELRSIWISYWSQADKSLGQKIASRLNVRPNF; encoded by the exons ATGGATCCGTACAAG CAACGCCCTTCGAGTGCTTACAATGCTCCGTTTTGGACGACTAATGCTGGTGCACCGGTTTACAACAATACTGCAGCCTTGACTGTTGGAGACAGAG GTCCAATTCTTCTTGAGGACTATCATTTAATAGAGAAACTTGCTAATTTCACTCGTGAACGGATCCCAGAACGCATTGTACACGCTAGGGGCGCAAGTGCTAAGGGATTTTTTGAGGTTACACATGACATCACTCACCTTACATGTGCTGATTTCCTTCGTGCTCCTGGAGTCCAAACGCCTACTATTGTTCGTTTCTCGACTGTTATCCATGAGCGTGGTAGTCCCGAAACTATCAGGGACCCTAGAGGTTTTGCAACCAAGTTTTACACCAGAGAG GGTAACTTTGATATTGTGGGAAACAACTTTCCCGTGTTCTTTACTCGCGACGCAATGGCTTTCCCAGACGTGATCCACGCGTTTAAACCGAACCCAAAGTCACACATTCAAGAAGACTGGAGAATCCTCGACTTCCTCTCACACCATCCCGAGAGTTTAAACACTATGACGTTCTGGCTTGACGATGTTGGCATACCATCAGATTACCGACACATGGAAGGCTCGAGTGTTAACGCTCTCACTTTAGTCAACAAAGACGGGAAAACACATTACGTGAAGTTTACATGGAAGCCAACATGCGGCGTGAAGTGTCTTTTAGAAGATGAAGCGGTTAAAGTTGGCGGAAATAATCACAGTCACGCCACACAAGATTTATACGACTCGATTGCAGCCGGTAAGTTTCCCGAGTGGAAGCTGTTTGTTCAAGTTATTGATCCTGATCATGAAGATAGGCTTGACTTTGACCCGCTTGATGGGACGATGACATGGCCCGAGGATGTGATACCGCTGCAGCCAGTTGGACGTATGGTGTTGAATAAGAATATTGATAACTTCTTTGCAGAAAATGAGCAGCTGGCGTTTAATCCGGGCCTTGTTGTTCCTGGAATATATTATTCTGATGATAAGATGCTTCAAGGTTGGATCTTTGCGTATTCGGATACGCAAAGGCATCGTTTAGGACCGAATTATCTGCAGTTACCTGTTAATGCTCCAAAATGTGCTCATCATAATAATCACTATGATGGAAATATGAATTTCATGCATAGAGATGAGGAG GTTGATTACTTCCCTTCGAGGTATGATCGTGTTCAACATGCTCAGCAGTATCCGATTTCCCCTGTTAAGCTAACTGGAACCCGTCAAAGG GCTGTTATCCCAAAATACAATGATTTTAAGCAGCCAGGGGAGAGATACCGATCATGGGCACCGGACAG GCAAGAAAGGTTCATTTGCCGAATGGTGAAGATGTTGTCTGACCCACGGGTCACCCATGAGCTCCGCAGCATTTGGATCTCATACTGGTCTCAG GCTGACAAATCACTGGGGCAGAAAATAGCTTCACGCCTCAACGTGCGCCCTAACTTTTAA